GGGTATTCTGTAGACCCGACCACCAACCAATTTATCGCCACGGACTTTCTTTATCAAAGCTATACCCTGCAAGGAGGCGTGAACCTGTTCAACTGGTTTAGCCAGCGCCGCCTGATCGAATCCAACAAGTTGAGTTACCTGGCGGCAAAAACCAATATCGACAAGGTCCGCAACGACGTCTCCTTAAACGTATCGGCAGCCTACCTAACGGCCCTGGCTGCACGCCAACAGGTCGACATCAGCATTGCCCAGGTACAGCTGAGCCGGGACCAGTTGACCAACACCCAAAAGCTGGTCGATGCGGGCTCTCAACCGGAGCTGAACGCCGCGGAGCTGGAAGCCCAACTGGCCAGCGACAGCGCCGCCCTCATCTCCGCCCAGGCTACGTATGACCAGGACGTCCTGCAACTCAAAGCTACCCTGAGCCTGGACGCCGCCTATCCCTTCGTGTTGGATACACCCGCCGTGGAGACCATACCGGTCGAACCCATCGGGGAGTTGCAACCCGACCTGGTCTACGCCATGGCCGAAAGGACCTTCCCACAATCCCAGCTCAACGAATACCGCATACAAGCCGCCGACAAGGCGTATGCTTCCGCCAAGGGTCAGCTGTATCCCACGATCCAGGTCTTCGGCAGCCTTGGAGATCGTTTCTCGAACACCTTTAAACAGTTGAGCACTGCAAAGTTGGCGGGGATCGATACGACCGCGTATTTCGTCTACAACAACGGGGTCGTCAACAACGTCCTTTCCCCCAATTATACCTACGGTTATACCAAGAATTCCTTTGGCCAGTTGTGGCAGGGTTACTGGAACCAGCTCGACCAGAATTTCGGGCAGCAGGTGGGGATACAGCTCAACGTACCGATCTTTAACGGCAACCAGGCCCGTACCGCCGTGAAAAAAGCAAAGCTCAACATCCGGTCCGCCGAGCTCCAGAAAGAAAGCGATCTGCTGACGCTAAAGCAAAACGTCTACCAGGCATTTTCCGCAGCCGTGGCCGCCATGGAGCGTTT
This region of Dinghuibacter silviterrae genomic DNA includes:
- a CDS encoding TolC family protein — encoded protein: MRKLTLVLLFGTSVTAPGLVRAQEKWGLRKCVEYAMANNISVRQADIDARISELTFKQSRAAQYGQWSFNTGLGLSFGYSVDPTTNQFIATDFLYQSYTLQGGVNLFNWFSQRRLIESNKLSYLAAKTNIDKVRNDVSLNVSAAYLTALAARQQVDISIAQVQLSRDQLTNTQKLVDAGSQPELNAAELEAQLASDSAALISAQATYDQDVLQLKATLSLDAAYPFVLDTPAVETIPVEPIGELQPDLVYAMAERTFPQSQLNEYRIQAADKAYASAKGQLYPTIQVFGSLGDRFSNTFKQLSTAKLAGIDTTAYFVYNNGVVNNVLSPNYTYGYTKNSFGQLWQGYWNQLDQNFGQQVGIQLNVPIFNGNQARTAVKKAKLNIRSAELQKESDLLTLKQNVYQAFSAAVAAMERFQANRKALTTAQTSFDLASKRYSIGLLNTIDYITNQNNLFKAKINLLGSQYDYVFKMKVLEFYKGQGVKF